Proteins encoded within one genomic window of Cydia pomonella isolate Wapato2018A chromosome 12, ilCydPomo1, whole genome shotgun sequence:
- the LOC133523369 gene encoding islet cell autoantigen 1, with translation MMQHQYWVTKKTVLKKLGTKEDECIVSSDAELDAKLELFRSISDSCLQLQRVLDQYQERLCVLAQEENALGKFLRDSGKNNDAAGKHMVSAGKAISYSGQQRLSVRGPLLRLYHEVETFRGRAVSDMRATVSAMEKARIEYRAALSWMKSTSAQLDPDTGRGLDNFRKAQRQVRESKKIFDKLTLDVLQKIDLLAAARCNMFSHVLTNYQSSFLTFGTKVSQTLLATADTMNAKPMYEFCILKELSQNLGEGDGEQKSEELVPQDKDQMLFFQDEYKDDNDNNQKPKPTEPNKSDQKEEAKPNPDKVEAPTDYTNLIDVVESTEESGISADLAGLRMDCGDVASNFGMFMPSQLLQDMTASSLMEETLIPVNPKKSQPPESAEPNASKPKISQKKEDKAAWFKLFAELDPLANPDSLLGSNNNQSHAA, from the exons ATGATGCAGCACCAGTATTGGGTAACTAAAAAGACTGTGTTGAAAAAATTAGGAACCAAAGAAGACGAGTGTATAGTTTCATCCGATGCCGAGTTAGATGCGAAATTGGAGTTGTTTCGATCAATATCAGATAGTTGTTTGCAATTACAAAGAGTTTTAGACCAATATCAAGAGCGTTTGTGCGTGTTAGCGCAAGAGGAGAACGCTTTAGGGAAGTTTTTGCGGGATTCAGGTAAGAATAACGATGCAGCTGGTAAACACATGGTGTCGGCTGGCAAGGCGATATCGTACTCGGGGCAGCAGCGCCTGTCCGTGAGAGGGCCTTTGTTAAGGTTGTACCATGAAGTAGAGACGTTCAGAGGGCGCGCAGTGAGCGATATGAGGGCGACAGTGTCTGCTATGGAGAAGGCCCGCATCGAATACAGAGCTGCGTTGAGTTGGATGAAGTCGACGAGTGCGCAGCTGGACCCAGACACGGGCCGCGGACTGGACAACTTCAGGAAGGCTCAGAGACAAGTACGAGAGAGTAAAAAGATTTTTGATAAGCTGACACTTGATGTACTGCAGAAG ATTGATCTTCTAGCTGCAGCCCGATGCAACATGTTCTCCCATGTGCTAACAAATTACCAGAGCTCTTTTTTAACCTTTGGCACAAAAGTGTCTCAAACACTCTTGGCCACAGCTGACACAATGAATGCTAAGCCTATGTATGAGTTCTGTATACTTAAGGAGTTGTCACAGAACTTGGGGGAGGGGGATGGAGAACAGAAATCAGAAGAGTTAGTGCCGCAGGATAAGGATCAAATGCTATTTTTccag GATGAATACAAAGATGACAATGATAACAACCAAAAGCCGAAACCCACAGAACCGAACAAGAGTGACCAAAAAGAAGAGGCCAAACCTAACCCTGACAAAGTTGAGGCTCCAACAGATTACACTAATCTTATAGACGTTGTGGAGTCAACTGAAGAAAGCGGTATCAGTGCTGATTTGGCCGGGTTGAGGATGGACTGTGGTGATGTGGCCAGTAACTTCGGGATGTTTATGCCTTCTCAGCTGTTACAG GACATGACTGCATCCAGTTTAATGGAGGAAACCCTCATACCAGTGAATCCTAAAAAGAGCCAGCCTCCCGAATCAGCTGAGCCGAATGCTTCCAAACCAAAGATCAGTCAGAAGAAAGAGGACAAAGCCGCATGGTTCAAGCTCTTTGCAGAACTCGACCCTCTTGCGAACCCAGACAGCCTTTTGGGCTCAAATAACAACCAGAGTCATGCAGCTTAA